Proteins encoded within one genomic window of Acidiferrobacter thiooxydans:
- the epmB gene encoding EF-P beta-lysylation protein EpmB codes for MIHRTDPARQAPWQVELAAAIRDPEALVRVLGLPDTLLAAAHRAHEHFPVRVPPAYLARIRPGDPEDPLLRQVLPLDLEEAPQPGFSRDPVGDLAAQVVPGVLHKYEGRVLLTATGACAIHCRYCFRRHFPYAKAHAARDHWAQATAHLATDPSIREVILSGGDPLTLHDDKLAGLMGALHALPHIKRLRLHTRVPVVIPSRVDDGLLGWLDEAPLAVAMVLHINHPREVDDAVVRACERLRAARVTLLNQAVLLAGVNDDAEVLAALSERVFEAGILPYYLHMLDRVEGAAHFAVDAARALGLLEILRARLPGYLVPRLVREETGAPAKVPVVAVGAGPGCR; via the coding sequence ATGATACATCGAACCGATCCCGCACGGCAGGCACCTTGGCAGGTGGAGCTGGCCGCGGCCATCCGCGACCCGGAGGCCCTAGTCCGGGTCCTGGGGCTGCCGGACACCCTGCTTGCGGCCGCACATCGTGCGCACGAGCATTTCCCGGTACGGGTCCCTCCCGCCTATCTGGCGCGTATCCGTCCCGGTGACCCCGAGGACCCCTTGCTGCGCCAGGTCCTGCCCCTCGATCTTGAGGAAGCCCCCCAGCCCGGGTTCTCGCGGGACCCGGTCGGCGATCTGGCCGCTCAGGTCGTACCCGGGGTCTTGCATAAGTACGAAGGCCGCGTGTTGCTGACCGCCACCGGGGCCTGTGCCATCCACTGCCGTTATTGCTTCCGACGCCACTTTCCTTATGCCAAGGCCCATGCCGCGCGCGACCATTGGGCGCAAGCCACCGCCCATCTCGCCACCGACCCCTCGATTCGCGAGGTGATCTTGAGCGGGGGCGACCCCCTGACCCTGCATGACGACAAGCTCGCCGGCCTGATGGGTGCGCTACACGCCCTGCCACACATCAAACGCTTGCGGCTGCATACCCGTGTGCCTGTCGTGATCCCAAGCCGCGTCGATGACGGGCTTCTCGGCTGGCTTGATGAGGCGCCACTTGCGGTGGCCATGGTGCTGCATATCAACCATCCGCGTGAGGTCGATGACGCCGTGGTGCGCGCGTGCGAGCGCTTGCGGGCGGCGCGTGTCACGCTTTTGAACCAAGCGGTGTTGCTTGCCGGGGTCAACGATGACGCCGAGGTGCTGGCGGCCCTGAGCGAGCGGGTGTTCGAGGCTGGCATCCTGCCTTATTATCTCCACATGCTTGATCGCGTGGAGGGGGCTGCGCATTTCGCGGTCGACGCCGCGCGCGCCCTCGGACTTCTGGAGATCCTGCGCGCGCGGCTTCCCGGTTATCTCGTGCCGCGGCTAGTGCGCGAGGAGACTGGTGCGCCGGCCAAGGTCCCGGTGGTCGCGGTTGGCGCAGGCCCCGGTTGCCGGTAA
- the iscB gene encoding RNA-guided endonuclease IscB → MAVFVLDRRKKPLMPCSERRARLLLTRGRARVHRVVPFTIRLVDRCQEDSILQPLRLKMDPGSKETGLALVREPDTVAGATGEIVRTLTVLMLLELRHRGPSIHEALTQRSSHRRFRRGRLRHRPARFDNRTRPEGWLAPSLQHRVDTTMAWVDRLCRWAPVAALSQELVRFDTQQMQNPEIVGTEYQQGTLAGYEVREYLLEKWDRTCAYCGAHNTPLEIDHIHPKSRGGSDRVSNLTIACHDCNQRKGNRPLTEFLAQDPERARRIRAQAPAPLRDAAAVNSTRWALFQQLKATGLEVEVASGGRTKWNRHRLHLPKTHSLDAVCVGSVDTIHNAQQPVLTIKATGRGSYQRTRLTKHGFPRGYLTRSKSAFGFQTGDLVKAVVTSGKKAGRYLGRVAIRATGSFNIQTATGLVQGIAHRFCILIQRADGYGYALTKRAFDTGEAGTGAAYAAALSLPGMNPGVSRANG, encoded by the coding sequence ATGGCGGTTTTTGTGTTAGACCGGAGAAAGAAACCACTGATGCCGTGCTCGGAGCGGCGCGCCCGGTTGCTGCTGACGCGCGGACGGGCGCGGGTCCATCGGGTGGTGCCGTTTACCATCCGGTTGGTGGATCGGTGCCAGGAAGACTCGATCCTGCAGCCGCTGCGGTTGAAGATGGATCCGGGATCGAAAGAGACCGGCTTGGCACTCGTGCGGGAGCCAGACACCGTCGCTGGGGCCACCGGCGAAATCGTCCGTACCCTCACGGTGCTGATGTTGCTGGAACTGAGGCACCGGGGCCCAAGTATCCACGAGGCCTTGACCCAGCGATCGAGTCATCGCCGCTTCCGTCGGGGCCGGTTGCGGCATCGCCCGGCCCGGTTTGATAACCGAACGAGGCCAGAGGGTTGGCTGGCGCCATCCCTACAGCACCGGGTGGATACGACGATGGCGTGGGTCGATCGCCTCTGTCGGTGGGCGCCGGTTGCGGCGCTGTCGCAGGAGCTGGTCCGGTTCGACACCCAGCAGATGCAAAACCCCGAGATTGTCGGCACCGAGTACCAACAAGGCACCTTGGCCGGGTACGAGGTCCGGGAGTATCTGCTCGAGAAGTGGGATCGCACCTGCGCCTATTGCGGGGCCCACAACACACCCCTCGAGATCGATCATATCCATCCTAAGTCCCGGGGCGGCAGTGATCGGGTAAGCAACCTCACCATCGCCTGTCACGACTGCAACCAGCGGAAGGGGAACCGGCCCCTGACCGAGTTCCTGGCGCAAGACCCGGAACGGGCCCGGAGGATCCGAGCCCAGGCCCCGGCGCCATTACGAGATGCGGCGGCGGTGAACAGCACCCGCTGGGCCCTGTTTCAGCAGTTGAAGGCGACGGGGCTGGAGGTGGAGGTCGCAAGCGGCGGACGGACCAAGTGGAACCGCCACCGGCTGCACCTCCCCAAGACCCATAGCCTGGATGCTGTGTGCGTCGGGTCTGTAGACACCATCCATAATGCACAACAACCCGTTCTGACCATTAAGGCCACAGGTCGGGGGAGTTACCAGCGCACGCGTCTCACAAAGCACGGTTTCCCACGGGGTTATCTGACCCGGAGCAAAAGCGCCTTTGGGTTCCAGACCGGGGATCTGGTGAAAGCTGTCGTCACGAGCGGGAAGAAGGCGGGTCGGTACCTCGGCCGCGTGGCCATCCGCGCCACCGGGAGCTTCAACATCCAGACCGCAACCGGCCTGGTCCAAGGCATTGCTCACCGCTTCTGCATCTTGATCCAGAGGGCAGATGGGTATGGGTATGCCCTCACGAAGAGAGCCTTTGATACAGGAGAAGCGGGAACAGGGGCGGCTTATGCCGCCGCGCTCTCCCTCCCCGGGATGAACCCCGGGGTTTCCCGCGCCAACGGATGA
- the efp gene encoding elongation factor P, with product MTTYSTNEFKSGLKIMLDADPCAIIENEFVKPGKGQAFNRVKIRNLKTGRVVERTFKSGDTVEGADVIDVEMQYLYSDGEFWYFMSPETYEQLGADKTAVGEAAKWLKEQALCLVTLWNGVPLSVAAPVHVVLKVTDTDPGVRGDTSGGGGKPATLETGAVVRVPLFINVGDSLKINTQTGEYIARAKE from the coding sequence ATGACCACCTATAGCACCAACGAATTCAAGAGCGGACTGAAGATTATGCTCGACGCCGATCCCTGCGCGATCATAGAAAACGAGTTCGTGAAACCCGGCAAGGGCCAGGCCTTCAACCGTGTCAAGATCCGCAATCTGAAGACCGGGCGCGTCGTGGAGCGCACCTTCAAATCTGGCGACACCGTAGAGGGCGCCGACGTCATCGATGTCGAGATGCAGTACCTGTATAGCGATGGCGAATTCTGGTATTTCATGTCGCCTGAGACCTATGAACAACTGGGGGCCGACAAGACCGCCGTAGGCGAGGCCGCCAAGTGGTTGAAGGAACAGGCCCTGTGCCTGGTGACGCTGTGGAACGGCGTGCCCTTGAGCGTCGCCGCGCCCGTCCATGTCGTGCTCAAGGTCACAGACACCGACCCCGGCGTGCGTGGTGACACGAGCGGCGGTGGCGGGAAACCTGCGACCCTCGAGACCGGTGCGGTCGTGCGCGTGCCCCTTTTCATCAATGTCGGCGACAGCCTGAAGATCAACACCCAGACCGGCGAATACATTGCCCGCGCCAAGGAATAG
- the epmA gene encoding EF-P lysine aminoacylase EpmA — protein MPAPRNRATSGHEHTGSPRARLAAMRHRAALLAEARAFFAEHGYLEVETPVLARAGTPDAQLAQFALKDPVLGALYLQTSPEYAMKRLIMAGSGSIYQITKAFRQGESGRFHNPEFTLVEWYGLGYDHWRLIAEACALIARLVPSLGAPARIVSYREAFRHALDIDPIETSTDQLRAVAHKHLPTAQNLVLNDRDEILDLIMSHAVAPGFPVEALTVVTDYPSSQASLARLNVQGLADRFEIYRGPLELANGFYEAARGEEYAERFADEAAKRRERGLPRIDQDQRLLAALSEGDLPDCAGCALGFDRVLMLAMDATHIDEVLAFPIAQA, from the coding sequence TTGCCCGCGCCAAGGAATAGGGCCACGTCCGGGCACGAGCACACCGGTTCACCGCGCGCGCGCCTCGCCGCCATGCGCCATCGCGCTGCGCTGTTGGCCGAGGCGCGTGCGTTCTTCGCGGAACACGGCTATCTGGAGGTAGAGACGCCGGTACTCGCACGCGCGGGCACACCGGACGCGCAACTGGCACAGTTTGCGCTAAAGGACCCGGTTCTGGGCGCCCTTTACTTACAGACCTCTCCCGAATACGCCATGAAGCGCCTGATCATGGCGGGTAGCGGTTCGATCTATCAGATCACAAAGGCATTCCGTCAGGGCGAGAGTGGGCGGTTCCATAATCCCGAATTCACATTGGTTGAATGGTACGGTCTGGGCTATGACCACTGGCGTCTCATCGCCGAGGCCTGTGCCCTCATCGCGCGGCTCGTCCCTTCTCTAGGGGCGCCTGCGCGCATCGTAAGTTACCGCGAGGCGTTTCGCCATGCCCTGGACATCGACCCCATCGAGACATCGACCGATCAGCTGCGCGCAGTCGCGCACAAACACCTTCCGACGGCACAAAACCTCGTCCTAAACGACCGCGATGAGATCCTCGACCTCATCATGAGTCATGCCGTGGCCCCCGGATTCCCGGTCGAGGCCTTGACGGTGGTGACGGATTATCCATCAAGCCAGGCCTCACTTGCGCGCCTCAACGTCCAAGGGCTCGCCGACCGTTTCGAGATCTACCGGGGGCCACTGGAACTCGCCAACGGATTTTATGAGGCGGCGCGCGGCGAGGAATACGCCGAGCGATTTGCAGACGAGGCAGCCAAGCGGCGCGAACGGGGCTTGCCACGCATTGACCAGGACCAGCGCCTGCTTGCGGCACTCTCGGAAGGCGATCTGCCCGACTGCGCCGGTTGCGCGCTCGGCTTCGACCGGGTTCT